From the genome of Seriola aureovittata isolate HTS-2021-v1 ecotype China chromosome 6, ASM2101889v1, whole genome shotgun sequence, one region includes:
- the LOC130170890 gene encoding uncharacterized protein LOC130170890, with protein sequence MTVIEAYIVMWEGFTARLVYQQHRESSLSSCRAFSALMDRRRMDAEGGRVVHREWRARKLAVVVAVQNVLVAACLFITLYVYWGVQDQERASGDNVHIQFDAIATISGNATLQFKHTKSMNMMSVAGEKKDKIYVNCTGPYVLYIHLCYTSLGGEKTTGMLQLQVVRDKTPVSSFTLQTSEEVCEGLNSIAYLKAKDQASLHLYAKEEFKILEVSVGLTYLLGRQCDF encoded by the exons ATGACAGTGATTGAAGCGTACATTGTGATGTGGGAAGGTTTCACTGCTCGGCTTGTGtaccagcagcacagagagt CCTCGCTGAGCTCCTGCAGGGCGTTCAGTGCACTGATGGACCGCAGGAGGATGGATGCTGAGGGAGGTCGCGTGGTCCACCGGGAGTGGCGCGCGAGGAAGCTCGCGGTAGTCGTTGCCGTGCAAAACGTGCTGGTGGCCGCTTGTCTGTTCATCACTCTTTACGTTTACTGGGGCGTTCAGGATCAGGAGCGG GCATCTGGGGATAATGTACACATACAATTTGATGCCATTGCAA CCATCTCAGGCAATGCAACGCTGCAGTTTAAGCACACTAAAAGCATGAATATGATGAGTGTGGCTGGCGAGAAGAAGGACAAGATCTATGTCAACTGCACTGGACcctatgttttatatatacacCTGTGTTACACAAGCCTTGGCGGAGAGAAGACCACTGggatgctgcagctgcaggtggtGAGGGATAAAACCCCTGTCAGCTCCTTCACCCTGCAAACTTCAGAAGAGGTCTGCGAGGGGCTCAACAGCATAGCCTACCTCAAGGCAAAGGACCAGGCAAGCCTGCACTTGTATGCCAAAGAGGAGTTCAAGATTCTGGAGGTATCTGTGGGCCTGACATATCTGCTGGGGAGGCAGTGTGATTTTTGA